A region of Pyxidicoccus parkwaysis DNA encodes the following proteins:
- a CDS encoding 2-oxo acid dehydrogenase subunit E2, translated as MAHLELIPKRDLSSFRKLAIGSWKTAYDPTVYGTLTVRMDKAMAYIEAFRQRTGVRLTVTHLVAKAMGEALRRCPDANAILRFNKIYLRKQVTLSTLVVQTDGGKVDLTSARIEDADKKSLKEIAADLEEAVRRVRERRDVALEKGKGTIQKIPYLFLNTFTWLLSFFMYTLNLDLSGLGMPKDAFGSAIITNVGSLGLDTAYVPLAPYTRVPIFVAPGAVKEVPVVEDGKIVPGKVMNINATFDHRFIDGFHAGVLANTLREMLENPFEKFDALPEASEAPVSAVG; from the coding sequence ATGGCGCACCTGGAGTTGATACCGAAGCGTGACCTGTCGAGCTTCCGCAAGCTGGCCATCGGAAGCTGGAAGACGGCGTACGACCCCACCGTCTACGGCACGCTGACGGTGCGCATGGACAAGGCGATGGCGTACATCGAGGCGTTCCGCCAGCGCACGGGCGTGCGCCTGACGGTGACGCACCTGGTGGCCAAGGCGATGGGCGAGGCCCTGCGCCGCTGCCCCGACGCGAACGCCATCCTGCGCTTCAACAAAATCTACCTGCGCAAGCAGGTGACGCTCTCCACGCTGGTGGTGCAGACGGACGGCGGGAAGGTGGACCTCACCTCGGCGCGCATCGAGGACGCGGACAAGAAGAGCCTGAAGGAGATTGCCGCGGACCTGGAGGAGGCGGTGCGCCGCGTCCGCGAGCGCCGCGACGTGGCGCTGGAGAAGGGCAAGGGGACCATCCAGAAGATTCCCTACCTCTTCCTCAACACCTTCACGTGGCTGTTGTCCTTCTTCATGTACACGCTGAACCTGGACCTGAGCGGGCTCGGCATGCCGAAGGACGCGTTCGGCTCGGCCATCATCACCAACGTGGGCTCGCTGGGGTTGGACACGGCGTACGTGCCGCTGGCGCCGTACACCCGCGTGCCCATCTTCGTCGCGCCCGGCGCGGTGAAGGAGGTGCCGGTGGTGGAGGACGGCAAAATCGTCCCGGGCAAGGTGATGAACATCAACGCCACCTTCGACCACCGCTTCATCGACGGCTTCCACGCCGGCGTGCTCGCCAACACCCTGCGCGAGATGCTGGAGAACCCCTTCGAGAAGTTCGACGCGCTGCCCGAGGCCTCCGAGGCCCCCGTGTCCGCCGTGGGGTAG
- a CDS encoding STAS domain-containing protein → MSQPHPESPIVPVSLERLERIRDVLAMISLGEFDPSQHLIHVGGDDEFSSFEETINLFARQLHASVKENEQSIKKLESARAELEEKLATIEQQRLAIRDLSTPIIELWDNILTLPIVGVMDTQRSVEMTERLLHRISQGKAKCAIIDITGVEVVDTATANHFVKMVAAARLLGTHCVITGISPFIAQTLTQIGVELRGVKTLATLRDGIQECMQYLRNHASARAFDSGNGKRS, encoded by the coding sequence ATGTCCCAGCCACACCCGGAGTCCCCCATCGTCCCCGTCAGCCTGGAGCGCCTGGAGCGCATCCGCGACGTGCTGGCGATGATTTCCCTGGGCGAGTTCGACCCGTCCCAGCACCTCATCCACGTGGGCGGGGACGATGAGTTCTCCTCGTTCGAGGAGACCATCAACCTCTTCGCCCGGCAGCTCCACGCGTCGGTGAAGGAGAACGAGCAGTCCATCAAGAAGCTCGAGTCCGCGCGCGCCGAGCTGGAGGAGAAGCTGGCCACCATCGAGCAGCAGCGGCTGGCCATCCGGGACCTGTCCACGCCCATCATCGAGCTGTGGGACAACATCCTGACGCTGCCCATCGTCGGCGTCATGGACACGCAGCGCTCGGTGGAGATGACGGAGCGGCTGTTGCACCGCATCTCCCAGGGCAAGGCCAAGTGCGCCATCATCGACATCACCGGCGTGGAGGTGGTGGACACCGCGACGGCCAATCACTTCGTGAAGATGGTGGCCGCCGCGCGCCTGCTCGGCACCCACTGCGTCATCACCGGCATCAGCCCCTTCATCGCCCAGACGCTGACCCAGATTGGCGTGGAGCTGCGCGGCGTGAAGACGCTGGCCACGCTGCGCGACGGCATCCAGGAGTGCATGCAGTA
- a CDS encoding SDR family oxidoreductase has product MSPNPSQQSAAFAANVLDRVRQCAAAVTRYPLDILTAEALLEDELGIDSVKLAEIAAVVGREFHIPAERLPKGGMARTLGAMAEVVARLLAEAAPARAVAPGVTSATAAPVVATASASAPLAPMSVVSPTAPPLSASITSPAPLHASVPVMSPTAPLAPIAGDLEARVRAVFARVTRYPEELLTPDADLEDELGIDSVKQAEVLAVLAKELGLAKGPTPSQRLRTISAICEAARAVQGATPVVAPPVAAASAPVAPRPELPFAGKIALVTGSGKGIGKVIATRLARAGATVVVNSFHSREEGERTAREIVEAGGKALHLWSSVAQEEHLERMFATIADQLGGLDFLVCNASNGLIGPFDRITPRDWDKAFRTCITGTYECAMRARPLMAKRGGGSIVTMSTSMSQRYMHDLGCQGVVKAGVESLTRYLAAELAPEGIRTNCVSAGPVHGELLGMFPDAAGRVARWESATPGGQLCTADDVADVTELLLGSKTQRVNGAIWVVDGGLSGTVDGLLPHPSAKPAQVNGAGRGHTNGHDVRALLALDA; this is encoded by the coding sequence ATGTCCCCAAATCCATCTCAGCAGAGCGCCGCATTTGCGGCCAACGTCCTCGACCGTGTTCGCCAGTGCGCGGCGGCCGTCACGCGGTATCCCCTCGACATCCTCACGGCGGAGGCCCTGCTCGAGGATGAGCTCGGCATCGACTCGGTGAAGCTCGCCGAGATTGCCGCCGTGGTGGGGCGGGAGTTCCATATTCCGGCGGAGCGACTGCCAAAGGGAGGAATGGCGCGGACGCTCGGCGCCATGGCGGAGGTGGTGGCGCGGTTGCTCGCGGAGGCGGCCCCGGCGAGGGCCGTAGCGCCGGGCGTCACGTCCGCGACGGCTGCGCCAGTCGTGGCCACCGCGAGCGCTTCGGCTCCGCTCGCGCCCATGTCGGTCGTGAGCCCTACGGCTCCGCCCCTGTCCGCGTCCATCACGAGCCCTGCTCCTCTGCATGCGTCCGTACCCGTTATGAGCCCTACAGCTCCGCTCGCGCCCATCGCGGGAGACCTGGAGGCGCGCGTGCGGGCGGTGTTCGCACGGGTGACTCGCTACCCCGAGGAATTGCTGACGCCGGACGCGGACCTGGAGGACGAGCTCGGCATCGACTCCGTGAAGCAGGCCGAGGTGCTGGCCGTGCTCGCGAAGGAACTGGGCCTGGCGAAGGGCCCGACTCCGTCGCAGCGACTGCGGACCATCTCCGCCATCTGCGAGGCCGCCCGCGCTGTGCAGGGGGCCACGCCCGTGGTCGCTCCTCCGGTGGCTGCCGCATCGGCACCTGTCGCGCCGAGGCCCGAGCTTCCCTTCGCGGGGAAGATTGCCCTCGTCACGGGCTCGGGGAAGGGCATCGGCAAGGTCATCGCCACGCGGCTCGCGCGTGCGGGGGCGACGGTGGTGGTGAACTCGTTCCACTCGCGCGAGGAGGGCGAACGGACCGCGCGGGAAATCGTGGAGGCGGGGGGCAAGGCACTGCACCTGTGGAGCTCGGTGGCGCAGGAGGAGCACCTGGAGCGGATGTTCGCGACCATCGCGGACCAGCTCGGTGGGCTCGACTTCCTGGTGTGCAACGCGTCCAACGGGCTCATCGGGCCGTTCGACCGGATTACGCCGCGTGACTGGGACAAGGCGTTCCGGACCTGCATCACCGGCACCTACGAGTGCGCGATGCGGGCGCGGCCGCTGATGGCGAAGCGGGGCGGCGGCAGCATCGTCACGATGTCCACGTCGATGTCGCAGCGCTACATGCACGACCTGGGCTGCCAGGGCGTGGTGAAGGCGGGCGTCGAGTCACTCACGCGCTACCTGGCGGCGGAGCTGGCTCCCGAGGGCATCCGCACCAACTGCGTCTCCGCGGGGCCGGTGCACGGCGAGCTGCTCGGGATGTTCCCCGACGCGGCGGGGCGGGTGGCGCGCTGGGAGTCCGCCACGCCCGGCGGACAGTTGTGCACGGCGGACGACGTCGCCGATGTGACGGAGCTCCTGCTCGGGTCGAAGACGCAGCGGGTGAACGGGGCCATCTGGGTGGTGGACGGTGGGCTCTCTGGAACCGTGGACGGGCTCTTGCCGCACCCGTCCGCGAAGCCGGCGCAGGTGAATGGCGCGGGCCGCGGTCACACGAATGGTCATGACGTGCGGGCGCTCCTCGCCCTCGACGCCTGA
- a CDS encoding intradiol ring-cleavage dioxygenase, which yields MHEHDHEHDDGGLAQDLKLLRASMERRALLRFALGASLLPLIGCGGADTSGDGTTGDGTCSRIPTETAGPYPGDGSNGPNVLTETGIVRSDIRTSVGSASGTAAGIPLTVTLTLVNASGTCEPLQGYAIYLWHCDREGRYSLYSSGVTSQNYLRGVQETDANGQVTFTTIFPACYSGRWPHIHFEIYPALASATKAGNKIATSQLALPKASCDEVYATTGYSASVSNLKQVSLSSDNVFSDGADTQLATVTGNTTDGYVAKLNVPIAV from the coding sequence ATGCACGAGCATGACCACGAGCACGACGATGGCGGTCTGGCGCAGGACCTGAAGCTCCTGCGCGCATCCATGGAGCGCAGGGCGCTGCTGCGCTTCGCCCTGGGGGCGAGCCTGCTGCCCCTCATCGGCTGCGGCGGCGCCGACACCTCGGGAGACGGGACGACGGGGGACGGCACCTGCTCGCGGATTCCGACGGAGACCGCGGGCCCGTACCCGGGTGACGGCTCCAACGGGCCCAACGTCCTCACGGAGACGGGCATCGTCCGGAGCGACATCCGCACCAGCGTGGGCAGCGCCTCGGGGACGGCGGCGGGCATTCCGCTCACCGTGACGCTGACGCTGGTCAACGCGTCCGGGACGTGCGAGCCGCTGCAGGGCTACGCCATCTACCTCTGGCACTGCGACCGCGAGGGCCGCTACTCGCTCTACTCGTCCGGGGTGACGAGCCAGAACTACCTGCGCGGCGTGCAGGAGACGGATGCCAACGGGCAGGTGACGTTCACCACCATCTTCCCGGCCTGCTACTCGGGCCGCTGGCCGCACATCCACTTCGAAATCTACCCGGCGCTCGCGTCCGCGACGAAGGCGGGGAACAAGATTGCAACGTCGCAGCTCGCGCTGCCCAAGGCCTCGTGTGACGAGGTGTACGCCACCACGGGCTACTCGGCGAGCGTCAGCAACCTGAAGCAGGTGAGCCTGTCCAGCGACAACGTCTTCAGCGACGGCGCTGACACGCAATTGGCCACCGTCACGGGCAACACGACGGACGGCTACGTGGCGAAGTTGAACGTGCCCATTGCCGTGTAG
- a CDS encoding GFA family protein, which yields MKLEGSCHCRGVRFSVETQHPQPFMRCYCSVCRKTQGGGGYAINLSGDAGSLKVRGKQHLKVYRARIKNPEDAKAHRSTGQRNFCGRCGSALWLYDPTWPELIHPFASAIDTPLPVPPERVHIMLEFKPDWIPVHAEKGDKKFKRYPKESIAAWHQRHGLEAD from the coding sequence ATGAAACTCGAAGGTTCCTGTCACTGCCGCGGCGTGCGCTTCAGCGTGGAGACGCAGCACCCGCAGCCGTTCATGCGCTGCTACTGCTCGGTGTGCCGCAAGACGCAGGGCGGAGGGGGCTACGCCATCAACCTGTCCGGGGACGCGGGCTCGCTGAAGGTGCGCGGCAAGCAGCACCTCAAGGTGTACCGCGCGCGCATCAAGAACCCGGAGGACGCGAAGGCCCACCGGAGCACGGGCCAGCGGAATTTCTGCGGACGGTGCGGCTCGGCGCTGTGGCTGTATGACCCGACGTGGCCGGAGCTCATCCACCCGTTCGCCTCCGCCATCGACACGCCGCTGCCGGTGCCGCCGGAGCGCGTGCACATCATGCTGGAGTTCAAGCCCGACTGGATTCCCGTGCATGCCGAAAAGGGGGACAAGAAGTTCAAGCGCTACCCGAAGGAGTCCATCGCCGCGTGGCACCAGCGCCACGGGCTGGAAGCGGACTGA
- a CDS encoding YciI family protein: MRFMVIMYPGPAAETGVLPDEKLLAEMGKFNEEMVKAGVLLAGEGLHPTSKGARIRFPKGGKPVVSDGPFAEAKEIVGGFWMIQVKNREEAIEWMRRCPASGGEMIELRQVFESEEFAPSDPTGELRAQEQRLREQVAAKK, translated from the coding sequence ATGCGATTCATGGTCATCATGTACCCCGGTCCCGCCGCAGAGACGGGCGTTCTCCCCGACGAGAAGCTTCTGGCGGAGATGGGGAAGTTCAACGAGGAGATGGTGAAGGCCGGGGTGCTGCTCGCGGGTGAGGGGCTCCACCCCACCTCGAAGGGCGCGCGCATCCGCTTCCCCAAGGGCGGCAAGCCCGTGGTCAGCGACGGCCCCTTCGCGGAGGCGAAGGAAATCGTCGGTGGCTTCTGGATGATTCAGGTGAAGAACCGGGAAGAGGCCATCGAGTGGATGAGGCGCTGCCCCGCCTCGGGCGGCGAGATGATTGAGCTCCGCCAGGTGTTCGAGTCGGAGGAGTTCGCTCCGAGCGACCCGACGGGCGAGCTGCGCGCGCAGGAGCAGCGCCTGCGTGAGCAGGTGGCCGCGAAGAAGTAA